Proteins encoded by one window of Desulfovibrio inopinatus DSM 10711:
- the epsE gene encoding exopolysaccharide biosynthesis GT4 family glycosyltransferase EpsE: MRLAYLIPEFPGQTHTFFWREKNALEELAITVCLFSTRKPRAEIISHEWAQTAIVQTLYLFPPSLSDILRAGLRLVRSGPKAWAHLLASIARTDLPLRNLPRLCGLVLPAALFADHILREHIDHIHVHMCSDAANIALFAHLLTGVPYSMTLHESLDVFGGNQPEKWRHAAFAVIITQTLRADVEKRLAGYLPATLAVAPMGVDLDRFQRSQPYTPYRRPETALIFSCGRLNPSKGHADLIRAVAQLVENGYDIKLHIAGEDDSGTGMHVTELMELTHDLGMTERVVFLRAVPETTVREELDKAHIFALASWHEALGVVYMEAMAMGVPVIGTRAGGVPELIQDHINGLLVPPQAPEALAYALQSVLDEPDLALRLGEAGKNTVVREFHSKRSADVLAQHIRQIHQKIAPA; this comes from the coding sequence ATGCGTCTTGCCTATCTCATACCAGAATTTCCCGGACAAACCCATACGTTCTTTTGGCGAGAGAAGAACGCTCTGGAAGAACTCGCTATTACAGTATGTCTGTTCTCCACCCGGAAACCCAGAGCTGAAATTATTTCACATGAATGGGCGCAGACGGCCATAGTGCAAACTCTCTATTTGTTTCCTCCGTCACTGTCCGACATACTGCGTGCCGGACTGCGTCTTGTGCGTTCCGGTCCCAAAGCCTGGGCACACCTTCTCGCATCCATTGCCCGGACAGATCTTCCATTGCGTAATCTTCCCCGCTTGTGTGGACTTGTCCTTCCTGCCGCGCTTTTTGCCGACCATATTCTGCGAGAACATATCGACCACATCCATGTTCACATGTGCTCTGATGCGGCCAATATTGCCCTGTTTGCTCACCTTCTCACCGGGGTGCCATATAGCATGACTCTCCATGAATCTCTTGACGTTTTCGGAGGAAACCAGCCGGAAAAATGGCGTCATGCCGCGTTCGCCGTGATAATCACACAGACGCTTCGCGCCGATGTCGAAAAACGACTGGCAGGATATTTGCCTGCGACATTGGCCGTGGCTCCCATGGGCGTTGATTTGGATCGATTCCAACGGTCACAGCCGTATACCCCCTACAGGAGGCCTGAAACGGCATTGATTTTTTCCTGTGGTCGACTCAACCCGAGCAAAGGACACGCCGACCTTATTCGGGCCGTCGCACAACTCGTCGAAAACGGATACGACATCAAGCTCCATATTGCCGGAGAAGATGACTCCGGCACGGGAATGCATGTGACTGAATTGATGGAATTGACACACGATTTGGGTATGACCGAACGCGTTGTGTTTCTCCGGGCTGTTCCGGAAACAACAGTGAGAGAAGAACTCGACAAGGCACATATTTTTGCGCTTGCGTCATGGCATGAGGCTTTGGGTGTCGTCTACATGGAAGCCATGGCTATGGGGGTGCCCGTCATCGGGACACGGGCAGGAGGTGTTCCCGAACTTATCCAGGATCACATCAATGGTCTGCTTGTGCCACCCCAAGCCCCCGAAGCGCTCGCATATGCTTTACAATCCGTGCTGGATGAACCAGATCTCGCATTGCGTTTGGGAGAAGCCGGCAAAAACACGGTTGTACGTGAGTTCCACTCAAAACGAAGTGCTGACGTCTTGGCCCAACATATCAGACAGATACACCAGAAAATAGCCCCGGCTTGA
- a CDS encoding sugar transferase, with protein MKSRQHDRLEMIQALHRRFTRGGRTARWRSRFKAWFWRATVASAYILKRVIDIVGSLCGLILLSPVLALTAFCIKREDGGPIFYKQTRVGKHGSPFSMFKFRSMVVNADAIRQTLTSDPGADGVRFKMQHDPRITKTGRIIRKLSIDELPQLANVLFGDMSLVGPRPPIPSETALYTPDERRRLDVKPGITCLWQISGRSELSFSQQVELDKAYIESQSLWTDIVILLKTIPAVISGKGAY; from the coding sequence ATGAAATCACGGCAGCACGATCGTCTTGAAATGATTCAGGCTCTTCACCGTCGTTTCACCCGCGGAGGTCGTACAGCACGCTGGCGTTCCCGCTTTAAAGCGTGGTTTTGGCGCGCCACCGTTGCATCAGCCTATATTCTGAAACGTGTCATAGACATTGTCGGTTCGTTGTGCGGACTCATCCTTCTTTCCCCAGTGTTGGCACTGACAGCATTCTGCATCAAACGTGAAGACGGTGGTCCCATCTTTTATAAACAAACGCGTGTGGGCAAACATGGTTCTCCATTTTCCATGTTCAAATTTCGCTCCATGGTGGTCAATGCCGATGCCATTCGTCAAACATTGACGTCTGATCCTGGGGCAGATGGTGTTCGCTTCAAGATGCAACACGACCCCCGCATAACCAAAACCGGACGCATTATTCGTAAATTGAGCATCGATGAATTGCCACAGCTCGCCAACGTCCTTTTCGGGGACATGTCACTGGTCGGCCCACGCCCTCCTATCCCCAGTGAAACGGCCCTCTATACCCCTGATGAACGACGACGCCTTGATGTCAAACCGGGAATCACCTGTTTGTGGCAAATTTCCGGAAGAAGCGAACTCAGTTTTTCTCAACAGGTCGAACTCGACAAAGCATATATTGAAAGTCAATCACTCTGGACCGACATCGTCATTTTGCTCAAAACCATCCCTGCCGTCATTTCCGGGAAAGGAGCATACTAA
- a CDS encoding metallophosphoesterase, giving the protein MIPQWDDAEVEMFERLALRIGLPHLRSRLRLQIKYAAKMYGGLGRVKFHLENIDQAFVVLRLGLQCCGLFNLGQQNCLNVIVRHVDHVFDDLPVPFHEFTLLHLSDLHLDALPDRGDRLIAEIGRIQADIGVLTGDYRFLTHDEYRTSMELMHRLSAELPASTFAVLGNHDAIEMVAPLESFGIRVLLNEHEIIDRDGSQICLAGVDDPHFYGADDLHKALFPDPVFTVLLAHSPELYEDAAIAGVKLYLCGHTHGGQICLPGGVPIMTNAACPRQYTRGRWQHRKMIGYTSSGAGASGLPVRYFCPPEITVHRLFRS; this is encoded by the coding sequence ATGATACCGCAATGGGACGACGCTGAAGTCGAGATGTTTGAACGGTTGGCACTGCGTATCGGCTTGCCCCATCTCCGTTCTCGTTTACGTCTCCAGATTAAATATGCCGCCAAAATGTACGGAGGTCTGGGGCGGGTCAAATTCCATCTGGAAAATATTGATCAAGCCTTTGTTGTGCTTCGCCTGGGGTTACAGTGCTGTGGCCTGTTCAATCTGGGGCAACAGAACTGCCTCAATGTGATTGTGCGTCATGTCGACCATGTTTTTGACGATTTGCCTGTACCGTTTCACGAATTTACATTGCTCCATCTTTCCGATCTCCATCTTGACGCCTTACCCGATCGCGGAGATCGGTTGATTGCCGAAATTGGCCGAATACAGGCGGATATAGGTGTTTTAACCGGTGATTATCGGTTTTTAACCCATGACGAATATAGAACGAGCATGGAATTGATGCATCGTCTCTCGGCCGAGTTGCCTGCATCGACGTTTGCGGTACTTGGCAATCACGATGCTATTGAAATGGTTGCTCCTTTAGAATCGTTTGGGATTCGCGTTTTGCTCAATGAACATGAAATCATTGACCGTGACGGTTCCCAAATTTGTCTGGCCGGCGTCGATGACCCGCATTTCTATGGAGCCGACGACTTACATAAAGCGCTTTTCCCCGATCCTGTTTTTACGGTACTTTTGGCCCATTCACCGGAGCTCTATGAAGATGCAGCCATCGCCGGAGTGAAACTGTATTTGTGTGGGCATACGCATGGAGGGCAAATATGTCTTCCCGGAGGAGTCCCCATTATGACCAATGCCGCCTGTCCACGGCAGTATACCCGAGGTCGTTGGCAACACCGAAAAATGATTGGATACACCTCGTCCGGAGCTGGTGCATCCGGGTTGCCGGTTCGCTATTTCTGCCCGCCGGAGATCACCGTGCACCGCCTTTTTCGATCCTAA
- a CDS encoding sigma-54 interaction domain-containing protein, translated as MELNLSGIIGKSPVLTDLFKILAKVAPTDSTVLVTGESGTGKELFVRALHQNSQRASHPFVPVNCGAIPKELLESELFGHEKGAFTSAVRNRAGRFELAEGGTIFLDEIGEMDGSLQVKILRVLQEREFERVGGVKTYKADVRIVAATNRDLEDEVRAGRFREDLYYRLNVIPLHLPPLRERGNDIMLLIDHFLERFCRLKKRSKLKISPEVKSLFMRYPWPGNVRELENFMERLSILCDNDVIMPEDLPLKILENVGEPLPEPTAPEIVSAPAGFHWPTVDDMRDKALGLKEFLDEIEGRLLQEALNQADGVKNQAAEILGIKRTTLIEKLKKKKV; from the coding sequence ATGGAACTCAACCTGTCGGGCATAATCGGTAAAAGCCCGGTTTTGACGGACTTGTTCAAGATCTTGGCCAAGGTCGCTCCGACAGACAGCACGGTTTTGGTAACGGGTGAGTCGGGCACAGGCAAAGAACTGTTTGTCCGGGCATTGCACCAAAACAGTCAGCGAGCTTCGCACCCATTCGTACCTGTCAATTGCGGAGCGATCCCGAAAGAGCTGCTGGAATCCGAGCTGTTTGGTCACGAAAAAGGGGCGTTTACGTCAGCCGTACGAAACCGAGCGGGCCGATTCGAACTCGCCGAAGGTGGCACCATTTTTCTCGATGAAATCGGGGAAATGGACGGTAGCCTCCAAGTCAAAATCCTTCGAGTTTTACAGGAACGTGAATTCGAACGTGTGGGAGGAGTCAAAACCTACAAAGCTGATGTGCGCATTGTCGCCGCAACCAATCGCGACCTTGAAGACGAAGTACGGGCTGGTCGATTCCGTGAAGACCTTTATTATCGACTCAATGTTATTCCTTTACACCTCCCACCCCTTCGAGAACGTGGCAATGATATCATGCTCTTGATTGATCACTTTCTCGAACGCTTCTGTAGACTTAAAAAACGTTCAAAGCTTAAAATTTCTCCCGAGGTCAAGAGTCTGTTCATGCGCTACCCGTGGCCTGGGAACGTACGTGAACTGGAAAACTTCATGGAGCGGTTATCAATCCTCTGCGATAACGATGTTATTATGCCTGAGGATTTGCCTCTCAAAATTTTGGAAAACGTGGGTGAACCGCTCCCGGAACCAACTGCTCCTGAAATTGTTTCAGCACCTGCCGGCTTTCATTGGCCGACCGTGGACGACATGCGCGACAAGGCACTGGGCCTGAAAGAATTCCTTGATGAAATTGAAGGCCGTCTTTTACAGGAAGCCCTCAATCAAGCCGATGGCGTCAAGAATCAGGCTGCGGAAATCCTCGGTATCAAAAGAACGACACTCATTGAAAAGCTCAAGAAAAAAAAGGTCTGA
- a CDS encoding WecB/TagA/CpsF family glycosyltransferase encodes MTTSYHRDLVVVAGIPIDNLTTSQVIERIEIFIASGQPHYVATANVNFIAMALSDPEFSDVVRMADIITPDGMPVVWAARQLGKPVQERVTGADLVPALCALAARKGYSVFFLGGATGIAEAAVANLKKLHPELNAHYYSPDFNPLLEMEHDTILEAVQAAAPDMLFVSFGAGKAEKWIRMHLHKLDVPVAMGVGATVDFLAGRVRRAPAIIQRLGLEWFFRLAMEPRRMFRRYLYDGIIFFRAITAQLAHQRQMTRQTHNEAVLDIHTETAGTIAVVALSGRLDAIGITRMQEECLPFLQNERPFLLDMSRVSFLDSSGLGALVALEKQARSHNDVLRLVAPSSVVLQTFRLARLKDYFTIYESVDELPPSTFPKRLGGMKKYVIDNETLTIHLEGRFDASVADSIKTELLTLSESSSQIQHLVLNMAKTSFIDSAGISVLIALHRILHQNGGQLEFEQLSSAVQQTFTLVKIDRYLNILSSH; translated from the coding sequence ATGACGACATCGTACCATCGTGACCTTGTCGTTGTGGCAGGGATTCCCATCGACAACTTGACCACATCGCAAGTTATTGAACGCATCGAAATCTTCATTGCCTCGGGGCAACCACATTATGTTGCCACAGCCAACGTGAATTTCATCGCAATGGCTCTATCTGATCCCGAGTTTTCCGATGTGGTACGCATGGCTGATATCATTACACCGGACGGCATGCCTGTTGTGTGGGCGGCACGTCAGCTCGGTAAACCAGTTCAGGAACGGGTAACGGGCGCTGATCTTGTTCCCGCATTGTGCGCTCTTGCGGCTCGTAAAGGCTACAGCGTTTTTTTTCTTGGCGGGGCAACTGGCATTGCCGAAGCTGCCGTAGCGAATCTCAAAAAACTTCACCCTGAACTGAACGCGCATTATTACAGCCCAGACTTCAATCCTCTGCTTGAAATGGAGCATGACACGATTCTTGAAGCCGTCCAAGCGGCTGCCCCGGACATGCTTTTTGTTTCTTTTGGCGCAGGGAAGGCGGAAAAATGGATTCGCATGCATCTTCACAAACTTGATGTCCCCGTTGCCATGGGAGTGGGAGCCACCGTTGACTTTCTCGCTGGCCGTGTGCGACGCGCCCCGGCCATTATACAACGTCTCGGCTTGGAATGGTTCTTTCGTTTAGCCATGGAACCGCGCAGAATGTTTCGCCGCTATTTATATGATGGTATTATCTTTTTCCGAGCCATCACGGCGCAACTCGCCCATCAGCGTCAGATGACACGACAAACGCACAATGAAGCTGTTCTCGACATTCATACAGAGACCGCTGGCACCATTGCCGTTGTCGCCTTATCTGGCCGTCTCGATGCCATTGGAATCACTCGCATGCAGGAAGAGTGTCTTCCGTTTCTCCAAAACGAACGTCCTTTTCTCTTGGATATGTCGAGAGTTTCTTTTTTAGACAGCTCCGGACTCGGCGCTCTTGTCGCTCTGGAAAAACAGGCACGAAGCCACAACGACGTTCTGCGCCTCGTGGCACCTTCATCTGTCGTTTTACAAACATTCCGACTTGCTCGTCTCAAAGACTATTTCACGATTTACGAATCGGTGGATGAGCTGCCTCCCTCGACATTTCCCAAGCGCTTAGGCGGAATGAAGAAGTACGTTATCGATAATGAAACACTGACAATTCATCTGGAAGGACGATTCGATGCTTCAGTGGCCGACTCCATCAAAACCGAACTGCTCACCCTCAGCGAATCGTCTTCACAAATACAGCATCTTGTTCTCAATATGGCAAAAACATCGTTTATTGATAGTGCTGGAATTTCTGTGCTGATTGCTTTGCACAGAATACTTCACCAGAATGGAGGACAATTGGAATTTGAACAGCTTTCCTCTGCGGTGCAACAAACCTTTACACTCGTCAAAATTGACCGCTACCTCAACATTCTATCCTCTCACTGA
- a CDS encoding sugar transferase — protein sequence MNAIVLLLPDSDFPESLSERYPTGLMPLGTHPVLRHIIEYLAQSGLMSVTIIITDHAHAYESYLGQGERFGINVNYALEREFVDVSTSLTRLSAIPETFLLIAGFVLTHADPNLLEEHLKATKSDLAWFQGQGDILMLRRDALTHMPAGLRSRHDLATYAENIAPASVTTHAAFQRIEDIPSYLHATREWLGGNPPFAPRSDSVSVGIKCRIHPTARLVPPVAISDHTTIGKNCLIGPYAVINEGCVIDDDAEIVQSIVWPETYVGSSQTLQSKLACHNLLVTLPEGTVVVVPDSFLLGAVNELTDTSTLDRLLCRFIAFVLLLLASPVLAMCLIRNTFRSARTFTFVLRAGKLIPQTLDGKQTVETLHLHHMSLCPTLSRLPELFDVVTGTLDLVGPEPLSINVAQQYIDTWAHPRFTVRPGFFHPWDELDMPMTDDDTKRVMENYYVATKSLMTDLRLTAKATLQCTRRWIRERLQGTTT from the coding sequence ATGAACGCCATTGTCCTTCTTCTTCCTGACAGCGATTTTCCCGAGTCCTTGTCGGAACGTTATCCAACAGGACTCATGCCTCTGGGGACACATCCTGTGCTGCGCCACATCATCGAATACCTGGCGCAAAGCGGACTCATGTCAGTCACGATCATCATCACAGACCATGCCCATGCTTATGAATCATATCTTGGCCAAGGAGAACGGTTCGGTATCAATGTGAATTACGCATTGGAACGCGAATTTGTCGATGTCTCCACGTCACTGACTCGCTTGTCGGCAATTCCGGAAACATTTTTACTCATCGCCGGGTTTGTCCTTACTCATGCCGATCCGAACCTGCTCGAAGAGCATCTCAAAGCGACCAAGTCCGATCTTGCCTGGTTTCAAGGTCAGGGCGATATTTTGATGCTGCGACGCGATGCACTCACACACATGCCGGCCGGTTTGCGCTCACGTCATGATCTGGCAACCTATGCAGAAAACATCGCTCCGGCATCTGTCACAACGCACGCCGCGTTCCAGCGCATTGAGGACATTCCTTCATATCTGCATGCGACCCGAGAATGGCTTGGAGGAAACCCACCGTTTGCACCTCGATCCGATTCGGTCTCTGTCGGCATCAAGTGCCGTATTCATCCCACAGCCCGACTGGTTCCTCCTGTTGCCATCAGTGACCACACAACCATCGGGAAAAACTGCCTCATCGGACCATATGCCGTTATTAATGAAGGGTGTGTCATCGACGATGATGCAGAGATTGTTCAAAGTATTGTCTGGCCGGAAACGTATGTTGGCAGCTCGCAAACACTGCAATCCAAACTTGCCTGTCACAATCTGCTCGTCACGTTGCCCGAGGGTACGGTTGTCGTTGTTCCGGACTCCTTTCTTCTTGGCGCAGTCAACGAATTGACCGATACATCTACGCTGGACCGACTCCTGTGTCGTTTTATCGCCTTCGTTTTACTTCTGCTTGCCAGCCCCGTTCTGGCAATGTGTTTGATCAGAAATACTTTTCGAAGTGCTCGCACATTCACGTTCGTTCTCCGCGCTGGAAAGCTCATTCCACAAACGCTTGATGGAAAACAGACCGTGGAAACTCTGCATCTTCACCACATGTCGCTTTGCCCCACACTCAGCCGCTTGCCGGAACTCTTCGATGTCGTGACCGGAACTCTCGATCTTGTCGGTCCTGAACCCTTATCAATCAACGTTGCGCAGCAATATATTGATACCTGGGCTCACCCCAGGTTCACAGTACGACCCGGTTTTTTTCATCCCTGGGATGAACTCGATATGCCGATGACGGATGACGACACCAAACGCGTCATGGAGAATTATTATGTGGCAACCAAAAGCTTGATGACGGATCTTCGTCTCACCGCCAAAGCGACACTCCAATGTACGCGTCGATGGATTCGTGAACGCTTGCAAGGAACAACAACTTAG
- the folE2 gene encoding GTP cyclohydrolase FolE2, with the protein MKDVQNSPADVSMAIDRVGIKHVRLPLVVRDKAHGKQHTVADLSLSVDLPAAFKGTHMSRFVEALGSWTMGLDFETFRHLLTDLQTRLEATNAHVHLTFPYFLERTSPSSRAKSVMDYDCIVEGELGTNGVRLTVGVDVPVMTVCPCSLAIADIGAHSQRAIIRIRCRFKKFVWFEELIDIAEASASSPVFSLLKREDEKYVTEQAFAKPTFVEDVVRASAKALEDHPQITWYRVETESFESIHNHSAFATIERSIA; encoded by the coding sequence ATGAAAGACGTACAAAATAGCCCCGCCGATGTCTCCATGGCCATTGATCGTGTCGGCATAAAACATGTGCGCTTACCCTTGGTCGTCCGCGATAAAGCTCACGGTAAGCAACATACCGTTGCCGATCTTTCGCTCTCCGTCGATTTACCGGCCGCGTTCAAAGGAACGCATATGTCCCGTTTTGTCGAAGCTCTGGGCTCATGGACCATGGGATTGGACTTCGAGACATTTCGGCATTTGCTCACCGATTTGCAAACGCGTCTCGAAGCAACCAATGCCCATGTACACCTGACGTTCCCTTATTTTCTCGAACGGACTTCCCCTTCCAGTCGAGCGAAAAGTGTGATGGATTACGACTGCATCGTTGAAGGTGAACTTGGTACGAACGGGGTTCGCTTGACGGTTGGTGTGGATGTCCCGGTGATGACGGTATGTCCATGCTCTCTTGCCATTGCCGATATTGGAGCGCACAGCCAACGTGCCATTATACGAATTCGATGCCGCTTCAAGAAATTTGTGTGGTTCGAGGAACTGATTGATATTGCCGAAGCTTCAGCATCCTCCCCTGTTTTTTCACTCCTCAAACGCGAGGATGAAAAATACGTCACCGAGCAGGCATTTGCAAAGCCGACATTTGTAGAAGACGTTGTGCGGGCTTCTGCAAAGGCGTTGGAAGATCATCCGCAAATCACATGGTATCGGGTTGAAACCGAAAGCTTTGAGTCCATCCACAATCATAGCGCATTTGCAACAATAGAGCGATCCATCGCATGA
- a CDS encoding flagellar basal body rod C-terminal domain-containing protein — MSNANVNALGAYSEMASVAAHNIANMSTPSFTPSRVALESMLDPNGVRAIDNARLENATPPQEITAERARLESSTGAHPSDVDVAREMVNLTVAENGFAANAQAVRVQDDMTRQVIDMVT; from the coding sequence ATGTCAAATGCCAATGTCAACGCACTCGGTGCGTACTCTGAAATGGCATCCGTGGCCGCCCACAATATTGCCAACATGAGTACTCCGAGCTTTACACCGAGCCGGGTGGCACTCGAAAGCATGCTTGACCCCAACGGGGTTCGTGCAATTGACAATGCTCGCCTCGAAAATGCCACACCTCCGCAAGAAATTACCGCTGAACGCGCTCGACTTGAGTCGTCGACCGGAGCCCACCCTTCCGATGTCGACGTTGCGCGCGAGATGGTGAACTTGACGGTGGCAGAAAACGGATTTGCCGCGAACGCCCAAGCGGTACGCGTTCAAGACGATATGACTCGACAAGTCATTGATATGGTTACGTAA
- a CDS encoding DJ-1/PfpI family protein, which translates to MGHDLFSIGILLFHDVEVLDFAGPYEVFSCARNEENAPYFQLATVTEQNPVMCRGGLTVTSQYTFDNAPHFDVLIIPGGPGARAVPSPALDTYVRKVSDSGCILATVCTGAYILAHLGLLDGKQATTHTAWQADLAHRFSEITVVSDKIVDAGRIITAGGVTTGIELGLHLLERYFGSEARRREAIRLDGPFV; encoded by the coding sequence ATGGGTCATGACCTGTTTTCCATCGGCATTTTGCTGTTTCATGACGTCGAAGTTCTTGATTTTGCCGGTCCATATGAAGTGTTCAGTTGTGCTCGAAACGAGGAAAATGCTCCATATTTTCAACTTGCCACAGTGACAGAACAGAACCCGGTCATGTGTCGAGGCGGTTTAACGGTTACTTCTCAGTATACATTTGATAATGCGCCTCATTTTGATGTGCTGATTATTCCGGGTGGGCCCGGTGCTCGTGCTGTCCCATCGCCTGCATTGGACACCTATGTGCGTAAGGTATCGGACTCGGGTTGCATTTTAGCGACGGTTTGTACCGGTGCATATATCTTAGCGCATCTCGGTCTGCTTGACGGAAAACAGGCAACAACGCATACGGCATGGCAAGCCGATCTGGCGCATCGTTTTTCTGAAATTACGGTTGTCTCTGATAAAATTGTTGATGCCGGCCGAATCATTACAGCTGGAGGCGTGACAACAGGCATTGAGCTGGGACTCCATCTCCTTGAGCGCTATTTCGGTTCCGAAGCCCGGCGTCGTGAAGCCATCAGGTTGGATGGACCTTTTGTATAA